A window from Plasmodium chabaudi chabaudi strain AS genome assembly, chromosome: 11 encodes these proteins:
- a CDS encoding AP-2 complex subunit alpha, putative produces MLKYNIKGLYCFIEEVRNCKSKEEEEQKILGEIIKIKKQFNEKNLTNYKRKKYIWKLIYCHILGYSISLPYLNIIKLISSSDFSDKYCGYTALSLLVHDNNEILNMMVSTIKLDIKNYDEKINFLALHFTSHKINELLVENLYEDILHIVTSNYIYKPNIRKKAFLCLANIYKKRHDLLFKNKNDLEIFKFLDQNISEINMFNACSYLNLIYIIILIFQKYETLFLFTKKKEDDEKKKKNSNRDDDPIINSIGNKRENYKDETSSAGSLKNGNKKNKLNGNSDEDKESNNNSDSNSIDSDYVNRNNSPNIPSHKRFSINIKDELKKKKGTLDLIIEQNLTYTDLKRAEKFGEIESECSINVKEINFFEINKYINKYINYIINIIYLILDENLKIDEGFYYSQFRYPFLLIKCLQMIQLYEMHSLSQSILNNINDILYKILSKSYKKFKSHSSFWNISSIDLVENYQNNMNMSPNQNPLSKNVLDKNNIYLNNRKKEKNGSMKINKSIVYIEYAIIYECSSIYNFLDDKVEERNRDLLLTLIISSLNTKKSNIKYVILNCLSQFKITPQIYNKLEKHISYLVKLLQSDDITIKLQTFNILFNMCNTSNWKYLINIFLQHLPYVDPYIQNEIIIKICILAEQFSTNMAWYIDVIFKIIEIAHKYIFKDVCYRCVQVLTGFAQNKKAGNNLLSMKDDNSDTSSNTSNDNSNNKKNTNRNNDIINNTEEEKKAQMYAAMKCYRYLSKNICKIELLIDLCSYIIGSFGHLIKNKIPMKNQFKILEKYYKFTTTSTKSVILLALMKMVFYEHKLVGNVKKILSDCIDHPNLELQTRACEFMNLCNTNNFNLINSVLKNMPLYNTRKMHKNFLIKRLIENNKHANIDLLEKDTQLINEKFNDKNKPNKYANFDEENDEVSKYSSDKVSSDSSDESYNKRKAQDDSSSSSSSSSSSDDGDSKKSSNDSSSKSKTSDKGSEDNGNLFKMLGLQKANNINELWLNGCLLDKSLFYKNAVISILLKQRYQENKAIFQFYIKNISKGPIKIMSINIEESEQIKIKEQKNINNEIINADEVCEYKLNITVSDIFYVMPIIFFNVTAPTSPNLMFSSKLPILITRFIKENKINEASFKMYWKGFTQIHSEDTVMGLPKHSKKILVNYLTSAFNFYVLKIGTHICASGSIHFPTTNTDNKILILVKIRYEARGCQISVISSIKPLNNYLNKIFEVYLIKSK; encoded by the exons ATGCttaaatataacataaaaGGATTATACTGTTTTATTGAAGAAGTACGAAATTGTAAAAGTAAAGAGGAAGAAGAACAGAAAATACTTGgagaaataattaaaataaaaaaacaatttaatgAGAAGAatttaacaaattataaaagaaagaaataCATATggaaattaatatattgcCATATATTAGGGTATAGTATATCCTTACcctatttaaatataatcaaaTTAATATCTAGTAGCGATTTTAGCGATAAATATTGTGGATATACAGCATTGTCTTTATTAGTTCATGATAATAATGagattttaaatatgatgGTAAGTACTATTAAGttagatataaaaaactatgatgaaaaaattaactttTTAGCTTTACATTTTACAAgccataaaataaatgaattactggttgaaaatttatatgaagaTATATTACACATAGTTAcatcaaattatatttacaaaccgaatattagaaaaaaagcttttttatgtttagcaaatatatataaaaaaagacatgatttgttatttaaaaataaaaacgatttagaaatttttaaatttcttgatcaaaatatatctgaaataaatatgtttaatgCTTGTTCCtatttaaatttgatatacattataatattgattttccaaaaatatgaaactttatttttatttacaaaaaagaaagaggatgatgaaaaaaaaaaaaaaaattcaaatcgTGATGATGATCCTATTATTAATAGTATAGGAAACAAAagagaaaattataaagacGAGACAAGTAGTGCCGGTAGtcttaaaaatggaaataaaaaaaataaattaaatggaAACAGTGATGAAGATAAAgaatcaaataataattcagaCAGTAACAGTATCGATAGTGATTATGTAAATCGAAACAACTCACCAAATATCCCATCTCATAAACGattttcaataaatataaaagatgaattaaaaaaaaaaaaaggaaccTTAGATTTAATTATTGAACAAAATCTTACTTACACTGATTTAAAGAGAGCAGAAAAATTTGGAGAAATCGAATCTGAATGTTCAATAAAtgttaaagaaataaatttttttgaaataaataaatatataaataaatatattaattatataataaatataatatatttaatattagatgaaaatttaaaaattgatgAAGGATTTTATTATAGTCAATTTAgatatccatttttattaattaaatgtTTACAGATGATACAGCTATATGAAATGCATAGTCTATCACAatctattttaaataatataaatgatattctatataaaatattaagtaaatcttataaaaaatttaaaagtcATTCTTCATTTTGGAATATATCAAGTATAGATCTTGTAGagaattatcaaaataatatgaacatGTCACCAAATCAAAATCCGctttcaaaaaatgtactcgacaaaaataacatctatttaaataatcgaaaaaaagaaaaaaatggatcgatgaaaataaataaaagtattgtatatatagaatatgCAATCATCTATGAATGTTCttctatatataactttttagATGATAAAGTTGAAGAAAGAAATAGAGACCTTTTACTTACCTTAATAATATCATCCcttaatacaaaaaaatcaaatataaaatatgttatactTAATTGTTTATctcaatttaaaataacaccacaaatttataataagcTAGAGAAACATATTTCCTATTTAGTAAAGCTATTACAAAGTGATGATATAACAATCAAGTTACAAACATTTAATATCTTATTCAACATGTGTAATACATCAAAttggaaatatttaataaatatatttttacaacaCTTACCATATGTTGAtccatatatacaaaatgaaataattataaaaatatgtattttagCTGAACAGTTTTCAACAAATATGGCTTGGTATATTgatgttatatttaaaataattgaaattgcacataagtatatatttaaagatGTATGTTATAGATGCGTACAAGTACTAACTGGATTTGcacaaaacaaaaaagctggaaataatttattatcaatGAAAGATGATAATTCAGATACGTCAAGCAATACAAGTAATGacaattcaaataataaaaaaaatacgaaccgaaataatgatataattaataatacggaagaagaaaaaaaggcACAAATGTATGCTGCTATGAAATGTTATAGATATTtatctaaaaatatttgtaaaatagAATTACTTATAGATTTATGTTCTTATATTATTGGTTCCTTTGGAcacttaataaaaaataaaataccaATGAAAAATCAgtttaaaattttagaaaaatattataaatttactACAACAAGTACAAAATCTGTTATTTTACTTGCACTTATGAAAATGgttttttatgaacataAGCTAGTTGgaaatgttaaaaaaattttatctGACTGTATTGATCATCCAAATTTAGAGTTACAAACAAGAGCTTGTGAATTTATGAACCTTTGCAATactaacaattttaatttaattaattctgttcttaaaaatatgccTCTATACAATACTCGAAAGATGCACAAAAACTTTCTTATCAAGCGACTCATAGAGAATAATAA ACATGCCAATATCGACTTGCTTGAAAAGGATACCCAactaataaatgaaaaatttaacgataaaaataagccaaataaatatgcaaattttgatgaagaaaatgatgaagtAAGTAAATATTCGAGCGATAAAGTTTCGTCGGATTCATCTGATGAaagttataataaaagaaaagctCAAGATGAttcttcatcatcatcatcttCTTCGTCTTCTTCGGACGATGGTGATTCAAAAAAATCCTCTAACGATTCAAGTAGCAAATCAAAAACAAGTGATAAAGGTTCAGAAGACAATGGAAATCTATTTAAAATGCTAGGATTACAAAaagcaaataatataaatgaattatgGTTAAATGGCTGTTTATTAGATAAGTCCTTATTCTACAAAAATGCAgttatttcaattttacTTAAACAAAGATACCAAGAAAATAAAGCCATCTTCCAATTTTACATCAAGAACATTTCCAAGGGTCCGATCAAGATCATGAG TATAAACATTGAAGAGTCTGAGCAAATCAAAATcaaagaacaaaaaaatatcaataaCGAAATAATTAATGCAGATGAGGTGTGcgaatataaattaaatatcaCCGTTTCagacattttttatgttatgccaataatatttttcaacgTAACTGCTCCAACATCTCCG AACCTAATGTTTTCTTCCAAGTTGCCAATTCTAATTACACGATTTATcaaagaaaacaaaattaacgaagcatcttttaaaatgtattgGAAAGGGTTCACACAAATTCATAGTGAAGATACTGTGATGGGTCTCCCAAAACATTCGAAGAAAATCCTCGTAAACTACTTGACTAGCGCTTTTAACTTTTACGTTTTAAAG ATCGGAACACATATATGCGCATCGGGATCCATACATTTCCCAACAACAAACACGGAtaacaaaattttgattttagTTAAAATTCGATACGAGGCAAGAGG GTGTCAGATATCAGTCATTTCGAGCATAAAGCCATTGAATAATTACCTGAATAAGATATTTGAAGTTTATCTTATAAAAAGCAAATAG